The window GGTCTTCATGGACTCCATCGACCAGTACCTGGAGGTGGACGGCTTCGAGATCCTGGGTCATGAGGTCGGGCATCGCTGGCTGGCCCGGGTCCAATTCCGGGATGGCCGCGGGTCCCTGAGCAACGCGCTCCTGGGCCGGGGCCTCGTCCACTGGAGCTTCTTCATGAACTCCGATGCCTCGGTGTTAGAGGGAAACCGGATCGCGGACCGCGGGGGGGGCCATTTCGAGACAGTGGACATCACCCGAGGGTACAGCGCGCTGGACCAGTATGTGATGGGGATGCGACTGCCCGAGGAGGTGCCGCCCGTCTTCTACGTCGACGAGCCCGACAACTTTCGTCCCAACCGGTCCTTCAAGTTCTCGTCCGCGCCGGAAGCGGGCATCAGTTTCACCGGCACCCGGCGGGACGTCCGAATCGAAGACATGATCGCGGCCCTGGGCCCGCGCGTCCCGGACGCCCTCCACGCTCCCCGACTCCTCCGGCATGCCTTCATCCTGGTGGCCGACGATGTCGCTCCCGCCACGGCCGACCGTCTACAGGCCCTGGCCCGCATCCGCAGCCGTTTCGGGCCCTACTATCTCGAGGCCACCGGAGGGAGGGGGGCCGTGGACTCGACGCTGCCCTAGAGGCAGGGGGGCTTCACCGCCAGCGACCGAAGGTGAGGGCGAAGATGCCCTCCATGACGGCCCAGGTGAGGGCGGCCGCCAACGCGCAGCCCACCACCCCTGACAGCAGCTCAACCCCGACTTCCATGGCCCGCCTCCCGCCGGGTAGATGGCGAGGGGCGTGCCAGGCTTCCGGGCCTTGTCGGGCAAGGAGTTGCCGCCAGAGCGGAGCGCCCTCGTGGCCGGACGCGGACGCGAGCGTGTCCGTGCGAACACTCAAGGGGGCAGCAGGAGCGTCAGTTCCCGACCCTCGGGGTTGCGGAGGCGAACGCCGGACTCCTCGTCGATCGAAAGGACCTCGTGTCCTCCCACGCGCTCGCCGATCCTGGCCAGGGTCACCTCGCCGGAGAGCGCGAGTACGGCCTGCAAGGCCCCGCCCTGGTGCAGAATGCCGACCAGCCGCAGGGCAGCTTCGGCAGGGACCGGGGTTGGCGACCGGGCAGCGGCGACCGGCCGGTGGGGGCTCGGGGGGGCGGGCTGGTCGGCGTAACGAAAAATGTCACGACTGGCGGCCGGGCCGGCCTCCTCGGGGTCCGGGGCGGAGGGGCTCGCTTCCAGGGAGGGGACGGGGGGCGGGGATGGGGAAGGAAGCCCCACCGGCCCCGAACCACGACTCAAGACCACGAGCAACAGGACCAGGCCCCCGGCCGCGGCCAGGAGCCGCACCCCGCGGGCCATGGCCGTCACGGCCGCTCCGTCAGGCTGAAAGCGATGAGATCCAGGGAGAGGCCGGCCGAACCCGGCCTCAGCCGAACATTCTCCAGGACCAGGCCTGTGCCGGGCCGGACGAGGTGACCAACGAGGCGCAGGATCTCCGCGTAGCGGCCATCCGCGGAGACCTGGACCCGGGCCCCCACCGGGGGACGCCCCGCGGTGACAGCCAACCGCGCCCCGGAAACCGGGGCCCCCTCCAGTGATGCCACCACCGAGCGGCGCAGCCGCACCACGGGGTCACCAGGACCGCTGGTGGCGGCGGCCACGGCCGCGGTCGCCTTGTCCTCCGCCGCCGCCTGCCGCTGCTGCGCGGCGAGGCGGGCATGCAGGCCGGGACGCTCGGCGCGCGCCCGCCCCACCGCGGCCTCGGTATCCGCCGCCACCCGGTGGGCGGGAAGAGTGACCCCCGCGTAGAGTAGGCCCGCCCCCAGCAAAAGGAGTGCGGCGAGCACGCGCGCGCTCGTCCTCACTCGCGGAGGCTCCCCGGCGGCCTGTAGGTGGCGCGTACCGAGGCCCGCACCTCGCCGTCTCGGTTCTCGGTCCCCGGCGACACCGCGGAGATCCGGGGCGACTCGGTCAGCCGCTTTAGGAAGAGGTCGTAGGCCTGGGCCCGGCGGGCAACCACCTGCAGCTCCAGCTCGACCCCCCGGCCGTAGGCGAGCCCCACTCCGTCCAGCCGCACGTCCGGCGGCACAAGCGCGGCAAGGTCGGCAACCACCCGGGGGGGAGGCGCCTCTGTGGTGAGGAGGACGCGGGAGGCCAGACCCTCTTCCCTTCCCGAACGCGACTCGAGGGCACGCAGCCGGTCGCGGGCCCCCTCGCTGTCGCGCCGCGCCTCCTCGAGCCGGCTGCGCGCGATCTCGACCGCGGACTGCGCGCGACCGGCCGCGTATCCGGAGAGGGCAAACACCGCGACCGCCGCCGCCAAGAGCCCCGCGTCCCAAAAGGACAGGCCCGCCCGTCGGGGGTGGCCAGAGAAGTCGCGTCCCTGACTCATGCCAGGGCCGCTCCCAACCATGGGCGCTCCGCCGCCTCCGGCGGCGAGCCCACCCCCGGCAGCACCGCCGCCAGTTCCACCGCTTGCCCGGCCCCGGCGAGGTCATCCCGGAAGCTCCGCGCCCCCACCCCCGTGACCCGGAGGCAGGGCGGATCCCCCGCGCCCGAAGGCGCGGTGCGGGCAGCCTCCTCGCACACCCGCTCCGCTTCCCCCGGCCCGGGGTCGCGCCGCCGACTGCGGAAAGCGCTGAGCCTGCCACCCTCAAAGGCGGCCAGGGAGAGGGCGGCGTCCCCGAGCACGATCTCCACCGTCCGGGCCGGACGCGGTTGCCGCAGGAGGCCGGCGAGGGCGACCAAAGGCGCGAGGTCGACGCGGTCGGTCTTAAGGCCGGCGGCGGCAGCCGCGGCCTCGTAGCCCGCCACCACGTCCCGGCGCACCGCGGCCGCCAGCAGCCGCCGTCCATCCAGGGGTAGGAGGTCGACCGCGGCCTCCCCCACGGGATAGGGGAGGGCCGGCCCGAGCCGGAAGCGTGCGTATTCGTGCGGGTCGGCCCCCTTCGGCGCTTCCAAGAGGAGGACCCGGGCGAGGCCGTCAGGGAGGATGAGCGTCACCCCACCCGGACCCAAGGCCTCCCGGAGACGGACGAGCGCCGCCGACACCTCGGCCGGCCGGGCCAGGTTGGAGGTGAAGGCGGAAACGAGGAGCGCCCCGGGGGGTAGGGGCACTATCTCCAGGGAGCGCAGCCGGGGACCACGCAGGCCCCGCACAAGCCGGGCCCCCGCCACCGACGCCGCGTCGAAGGCCACCAGCCGGAGGGATGGAAACCAGGCCACGATCCTGATTATAGACCCGGCCCGCGCGGGCTTCCGGCGGCCGGGGGGCGCAGTGGTATGATCCGGCCCCGCGCTCCGGGGGCCCTCACGGGAGCATCCCGGGCCAGGGAGGAGAGGCATGAAGGTCTACGACGCCCCCAACATCCGCAACATAGCGCTCGTCGGTCATGGCGGATGCGGCAAGACCTCGTTGGCCTCAGCCATGCTCTTCGACATGGGGGCGGTGAACCGTTTGGGCCGCGTGGACGACGGAACGGCGCCCACCGACTTCGATCCCGATGAGATCGAGCGCAAGATCAGCCTCCAGACCGCCCTCGCCTGGGGGGAGTGGCGGAAGACCAAGATCAACCTCCTCGACGCGCCCGGATACGCGAACTTCCTGGCCGAGGCGCAGGCGGCGCTGCGGGTGGCGGACGCTGCCCTGGTGGTGGTGGATTCGGTGGCGGGGGTGGAGGTTCAAACGGAGAAGGTCTGGGCTTACGCGGAGGAGTATGGGATCCCCCGCCTGATCGTGGTCAACCGCATGGACCGGGACCGCGCCTCCTATGCCCGGACGCTTCAGTCCCTGGAGCGGGCCTTCGGCCGGGGAGCGGTGCCCGTGGTCATCCCCCTGGGCGAGGAGAAGGGCTTCGTGGGCGTGACCGACCTCCTCACCGAGAAGTCCGACGTGTACAACGACGACCAGAGCGGGAAGTTCCAGGCCGTGGAGGTGCCCCCAGAGTTCCGGGAGATGGAGGGGGCTCAGCGGGACCGACTCGTGGAGATGGTGGCAGAGAGCAACGAGGAACTCATGGAAGCGTTCTTCGAGAAGGGCACCCTGCCCCAAGCCGACCTCGTGCGGGGCCTGCGCCAGGCGGTCCTGGCCGGCCGCATCTTTCCCGTCCTCCCCGCATCCTCACTCCGCAACGTGGGCCTGCAGCCGATCCTGGACGCGATTGTGGACCTCCTGCCCTCCCCCGCGGAGCGGGGTGAGGTCGAGGGTACGGATCCCGTGCGCAAGACGGAGACCGCACGCAAGCCGGCCGCGGATGCGCCCTTTTCCGCGTTCGTGTTCAAGACCATCGCGGATCCCCATGCCGGCCGACTCAGCCTATTCCGTGTCTACTCCGGAACCCTGAGATCCGACAGCAACGTCCACAACGCCTCCCGCGATGCGAGCGAGCGGGTGGGAGCTCTCGAGTTGCTGCAGGGCAAAAACCAGACCCCCGTCCCGGAGATCCAAGCCGGAGACTTGGGGGCGGTGGCCAAGCTCAAGGAGACCCAGACCGGCGACACTCTCTGCGACAAGGCCAGCCCCATCAATTATCCTCCCCTCGTCTTCCCGGAGCCTGCAACCACCTTCGCCATCGAGCCCAAGACCCGGGGGGATGAGGACAAGATCTCGGCCGCCCTCCAGCGGCTCATGGAGGAGGACCGGGTGCTCCGCCTCACCCGCGATCCCCAAACCCACGAGATGCGGCTCTCGGGGATGGGCCAGCTCCATATAGAAGTGGTGGTCGGCAAGCTTCGCAAGCGCTACAAGGTCGAGGTCAACCTCAAGAAGCCCAAGATCCCGTACCGCGAGACAATCAAGGCACCGGCGGAGGGCCACGGCCGCCACAAGAAGCAGACGGGCGGGCACGGGCAGTTCGGGGACTGCAAGATCCGCATGAAGCCCCTCTCCCGGGGCGAGGATTTCAAATTCGTGGACGACATCTTCGGGGGATCGATCCCCAAGAACTTCATCCCCGCGGTGGAGAAGGGCATCCAGGAAGCGCGGCTGCGTGGCTTCGTGGCCGGCTACCCCATGGTGGACTTCCAGGTGGAGCTGTATGACGGCCAGTACCACGACGTGGACTCTTCGGAGATGTCGTTCAAGATCGCTGGCTCCCTCGCCTTCAAGGACGCGGTGGCTAAAAGCCGACCGACGCTCCTGGAGCCCATCATGAAGGTGGAGATCGCGGTCCCCGAGGAGTTCGCGGGAGCGGTGATGGGCGACCTCTCCAGCCGCCGTGGCCGGCCCCAGGGAATGGAGCCCAAGGGAAGCCTCCAGGTCATCCGCGCCGAAGTGCCCATGTCGGAGATGCTTTCCTACGACGCCGAGCTCACGTCGATGACCGGGGGCCGCGGCTCCTACCACATGGAGATGGGACACTACGACGAGGTGCCCGGGCACCTGCAGGAAAAGATCGTGGCCGCAGCCCGGGCGGAGCGGGGAGAGGTAAAGGAGGAGGAATGACTCTTGTCCGGCGGGGGCCCAAATGCGCTAGAGTGGAAGCATGATGCGTGTCCAGCCAGGAGCGGTCCTCCTCTGGGGTCTCCTCGCCGCCGCCGCTCCGGCCGCCTCCCAGGATGCCCCCGTGCAGGCGGGGAGCGGCGGCGTGCCCATCCCCAAGCGGACCAAGACCGTAAAGCCCGAGTACCCGGCCGAAGCCCAGGCCCGCGGCGTCGGGGGGATCGTGATCCTGGAGCTGGTGATCGACACCGCGGGAAAGGTGGCCGCGGTCCAGGTGATCCGGAGCGTGCCTCCCTTCGATGAGGCGGCGGTCACCGCGGCCCGTCAGTGGGAGTACGAAGTCATCAAAATGAATGGAAAGCCGGTGAGCGTCCGCCTAACCGTCCCCATCAGCTTTCTCGTGAAGCTGCCGGAGATCAAGCGGCAAGCCGGCATCCCTGAGCTGCGGCAGGGGGCAAGTCCGGTCTTCCCCCCCGACGCCCACGAGTCGGCCTCCGTGACCGCCGAGTTGACGCTGGATGCGGATGGCCAAGTGGCCGACGCTCAAGTGGTGACGGGCACCATGCCCTGGTCGGCAGCCCTGGAGCAAGCCCTGCGCACCTGGCGCTTCGCGACCGACGGCACGAACGCCATCGTCTCGTTCCGCGTGGAGGCTGACTTCGTAGCCGGGAGCAAGGGCAACCCACCCCGAGTGGACCTCCGCCTCACCGGCCTCCGCCGCAGCGAGTCACTGCCCCCCGGCCAAGCGTCCCCCCCGGCGGCGCCGCCCGCGAGCGCGGCCGTGCCCGGGGAGGTTGCGGCCGCGCCCGCGGCGGGGGCGGCCGGGCCCCTGGCCAGCCCCGCTCCGAGCCCCGCCCCGGTGACCAGCGGCGAGGCAGGCGCGGCGGCCAAGGCGGCGCCCACGGCCGGACCGAGCCCAGGGCCATCCCCGGCCGCGCCCGCCCCCGAGCCCAGCCCCGTCCCCCGACCGTCTCCCGCGGCCGGTTCCCCGTCCACAGAGACGATGACCGCGCCCCCTCCCGATACGCCTCCCGGGGCCGCCACCCCCGCCCCCGTCACGGAGTCAGGCGTCTCCGCCATCCGGGACGTCGTCTTGTCCGAAGGGGTGCCCGATCTCGCCAAGGGCCGGCGGCCGTCGCCGCCCCCCTTGGCTCGGATGGCGGGGGCCTCGGACACGGTGGAGGTCCGCTTTGCCGTCAATGCCGCCGGGATCACGACCGTGCAGAGCGTGACCGGTCCCGATATCCTGAAGCCGTCGGCGGAGCAGACCGCGGCCTCTTGGGTGTTCCGGCGGACCAGTGCCATGCGCCTGCACCTGTTGGCCGTCTTCACCTACAGCCGGGACGCCGCCTCCGCCGCGGTGCGACCGGAGTAGGTCGGGGCCGCCTCTACTCCGCGGCCGCGCCCTCTTTGGGCTTGCCCTTGGCCTTCTTGTCGCTCTTGGGTTTGCTCTCGCCCTTGGCCTTGGGGGGCGCCGCCTCCTTGGCTTTGCCCTTCTCGTCCTTCTTCTTGGGCTGATATTCCGAGCCCAGCAGCTCCAGGATCGCCATCTCCGCCCCGTCTCCCTTGCGGGGACCGAGCCGAAGGATGCGCGTGTAGCCCCCGGGCCGGGTGGCGTAGCGAGCGCCTAGGCTGTCGAAGAGCTTCTTGACTACTCCCGGGTCCTGGATGTCCCGGGAGACGAGCCGGCGGGCGTGCAGCCGGTCGTCCTCCCGCTTGGCCAGGGTGATCAGGCGCTCCGCGTAAGGCCGAAGCTCCTTGGCCTTCATCAGGGTGGTGCGGATCCGCTCCCGCTCGAAAAGGGCGGATGCCATGTTGCGCAGGAGGGCGATCCGGTGGGGTGTGACCCGTCCCAGCTTACGGTGCGCGACTCGATGTCTCATAGTTTCCGGCGCTCGCTGCTTTTGGTCGTGCCGACCTGGCCTAGCGCTCCTGTTGGGGCTGGGGGTAGTTGTCGAGCCTCATGCCCAGGGAGAGCCCCATGCCGGCCAGGATCTCCTTGATCTCGTTCAGGGATTTCCGGCCGAAGTTCTTGGTCTTGAGCATTTCGCTCTCCGTCTTCTGAACCAGCTCCCCGATGGTGCGGATGTTGGCGTTCTTGAGGCAGTTGTAAGAGCGGACGGAGAGCTCCATCTCGTCCACGCTCTTGTTGAGTTTCTCCCACCAGACCTCGCGGTCCTGCTCGGAGAGCTCCACCGGCGTGCCCTCCACTTCTTCTTCGTCCTCCTCAAGGTTGATGAAGATGGTCAGGTGGTCCTTCATCAGCTTGGCGGCCAAGCCCACGGCGTCGCGTGGGGTGACGGCACCGTTCGACCAGACCTCGAGGGTGAGCTTCTCGTAATCGGTGGCTTGGCCCACGCGCGCCGCGTCCACGAAGTAGTTGACCTTCTTGATCGGCGAATGCACGGAGTCGACGGGAATCCAGCCGATGGAGAGGTCCTCGTCAAAATTCTTGTCCGCGGAAACGTAGCCCCGGCCCTGCTTGACCCGCATCTCCACGGAGAGGGTCGAGCCCTGGCCAAGGGTCGCGATGTAGGCCTCGGGGTCCAAGATCTCGACGTCGGGGTCGGGTGTGATGTGCTTGGCCCGGATCTCCCCTGCCTCCGAGGTCTTGAGAATGAGGCTCTTGGGGTGCTCCACGTGCATCTTCAGGGGCACCCGCTTGAGGTTGAGGATGAGGTCGGTCGTGTCCTCCATGGCCCCGGGGATGGGGGAGAACTCGTGCAGCACGCCCTCCACCCGCACCGCGGTAATGGCCGCCCCTTCGATGCTCGAGAGCAGCACCCGCCGCAGGGCGTTCCCTACGGTGGTGGCAAAGCCCCGCTCGAAGGGCTGCGCGAAAAAGCGTCCGTAATGGTCGGTCAGGCTCTCCCGCTCGACCTCGAGGCGCTTCGGCTTCTGGAACCCTTTCCACAGCATTTTCTGAGAGTCCTCCATGGCCCGGATGACCGCGGGCGGTTCGCCCGCTTCCCCGGGCCGCGGTTCTTACTTCGAGTACAGCTCGACGATGAGCTGCTCCTGGATCGGGAAGTTCACGTCGTCCCGTGCGGGCATCGACAGGACCTTCCCCTTCATCCCGGCGGCGTCCAACTCCAACCACTTAGGGACGCCCCGGCCCTTGACCGCCTCCACCGACGCGGCCACCAGCCCGTTCTTGGCCGCCCGCGGGGCTAGGGCCACCACGTCGCCCACCCGCACCTGGAACGAGGGCACGTTCAGCTTCTTCTCGTTGATGCGCACGTGCCCATGGCGCACGAGCTGCCGGGCCTGGGCCCGCGAGCTCCCGAAGCCCAACCGGTAAACCACATTGTCCAACCGCCGCTCCAACTTGCTGAGCAGGGTCTCTCCCACCACGCCCTTCTCCTGAGCGGCCCGGTCGAAGGTGAGTGAGAACTGCCCTTCGAGCATCCCGTAAAGGCGCTTGGTCTTCTGCTTCTCGCGGAGCTGGAGGCCGTAACCCTGCAACTTGCTCTTCACGCGGCCCCCCTTGCCATGCTGGCCGGGAGCGTAGTTGCGCTTCTCGATCGCGCATTTCTCGGTGAAGCACCGGTCGCCCTTCAGGAACAGCTTCATCCCCTCGCGGCGGCAGAGGCGGCAAACCGAACCAATGTATCGAGCCATATTGCGTCCTTAAACCCGACGCCGCTTGGGGGGGCGGCAGCCGTTGTGGGGGATGGGGGTCACGTCCCGGATGGACTTGATCTCCACCCCCGCCGCCTGCAGGGCGCGGATGGCC of the Vicinamibacteria bacterium genome contains:
- a CDS encoding DNA-directed RNA polymerase subunit alpha; this encodes MLWKGFQKPKRLEVERESLTDHYGRFFAQPFERGFATTVGNALRRVLLSSIEGAAITAVRVEGVLHEFSPIPGAMEDTTDLILNLKRVPLKMHVEHPKSLILKTSEAGEIRAKHITPDPDVEILDPEAYIATLGQGSTLSVEMRVKQGRGYVSADKNFDEDLSIGWIPVDSVHSPIKKVNYFVDAARVGQATDYEKLTLEVWSNGAVTPRDAVGLAAKLMKDHLTIFINLEEDEEEVEGTPVELSEQDREVWWEKLNKSVDEMELSVRSYNCLKNANIRTIGELVQKTESEMLKTKNFGRKSLNEIKEILAGMGLSLGMRLDNYPQPQQER
- a CDS encoding TonB family protein, which translates into the protein MMRVQPGAVLLWGLLAAAAPAASQDAPVQAGSGGVPIPKRTKTVKPEYPAEAQARGVGGIVILELVIDTAGKVAAVQVIRSVPPFDEAAVTAARQWEYEVIKMNGKPVSVRLTVPISFLVKLPEIKRQAGIPELRQGASPVFPPDAHESASVTAELTLDADGQVADAQVVTGTMPWSAALEQALRTWRFATDGTNAIVSFRVEADFVAGSKGNPPRVDLRLTGLRRSESLPPGQASPPAAPPASAAVPGEVAAAPAAGAAGPLASPAPSPAPVTSGEAGAAAKAAPTAGPSPGPSPAAPAPEPSPVPRPSPAAGSPSTETMTAPPPDTPPGAATPAPVTESGVSAIRDVVLSEGVPDLAKGRRPSPPPLARMAGASDTVEVRFAVNAAGITTVQSVTGPDILKPSAEQTAASWVFRRTSAMRLHLLAVFTYSRDAASAAVRPE
- the rpsD gene encoding 30S ribosomal protein S4; the protein is MARYIGSVCRLCRREGMKLFLKGDRCFTEKCAIEKRNYAPGQHGKGGRVKSKLQGYGLQLREKQKTKRLYGMLEGQFSLTFDRAAQEKGVVGETLLSKLERRLDNVVYRLGFGSSRAQARQLVRHGHVRINEKKLNVPSFQVRVGDVVALAPRAAKNGLVAASVEAVKGRGVPKWLELDAAGMKGKVLSMPARDDVNFPIQEQLIVELYSK
- the fusA gene encoding elongation factor G; amino-acid sequence: MKVYDAPNIRNIALVGHGGCGKTSLASAMLFDMGAVNRLGRVDDGTAPTDFDPDEIERKISLQTALAWGEWRKTKINLLDAPGYANFLAEAQAALRVADAALVVVDSVAGVEVQTEKVWAYAEEYGIPRLIVVNRMDRDRASYARTLQSLERAFGRGAVPVVIPLGEEKGFVGVTDLLTEKSDVYNDDQSGKFQAVEVPPEFREMEGAQRDRLVEMVAESNEELMEAFFEKGTLPQADLVRGLRQAVLAGRIFPVLPASSLRNVGLQPILDAIVDLLPSPAERGEVEGTDPVRKTETARKPAADAPFSAFVFKTIADPHAGRLSLFRVYSGTLRSDSNVHNASRDASERVGALELLQGKNQTPVPEIQAGDLGAVAKLKETQTGDTLCDKASPINYPPLVFPEPATTFAIEPKTRGDEDKISAALQRLMEEDRVLRLTRDPQTHEMRLSGMGQLHIEVVVGKLRKRYKVEVNLKKPKIPYRETIKAPAEGHGRHKKQTGGHGQFGDCKIRMKPLSRGEDFKFVDDIFGGSIPKNFIPAVEKGIQEARLRGFVAGYPMVDFQVELYDGQYHDVDSSEMSFKIAGSLAFKDAVAKSRPTLLEPIMKVEIAVPEEFAGAVMGDLSSRRGRPQGMEPKGSLQVIRAEVPMSEMLSYDAELTSMTGGRGSYHMEMGHYDEVPGHLQEKIVAAARAERGEVKEEE
- the rplQ gene encoding 50S ribosomal protein L17, with the protein product MRHRVAHRKLGRVTPHRIALLRNMASALFERERIRTTLMKAKELRPYAERLITLAKREDDRLHARRLVSRDIQDPGVVKKLFDSLGARYATRPGGYTRILRLGPRKGDGAEMAILELLGSEYQPKKKDEKGKAKEAAPPKAKGESKPKSDKKAKGKPKEGAAAE